The nucleotide sequence aacttgcgcatgttgatatcatattaattacatttgcttagaaaatattttaatgtttctaattaggttgtttgttttaataacttacctttctaatatggattacttgcgcaagttgaaatcattaaatatgtaaatcacttattcacaataaacatttaatatctttctttaagcgattgatttatttattatgcaAATTATTGTGCGTCGTTAATATGAGAAATAAAccgactgtatatatatagaaaacaacCAAGGTCTTATAATGCAAATTCTTGAATGGCTCTACCGATCATGCGTCTCTCTTCTCCCAACAGGGCAAGAAAGGTCCTAACCAGGACGCCATGATTGTCTGGGAGGTGCGTTTGTTCTGTTAAAACCAATTTTGTTAATTAGTATGTGTACATTCTCATTAAATGTATTACTTCAATATAGTTCTTGTTGCTGTAAGTTCTATATAACTATCTTCATTTACTTTCTAAAAGTATGCCATCAAATGTTTTACTCCAAAGACCATTGGTTTAATTgtcaaatatataactttttgaagttttatctttttaataagttGCATAGGCTTAGTGTCACTCAGctgaatatttgattttttttttgaaatgtttcAGAATTTTGGGTCAATGGAGGACACTGTCTTTTGTGGTGTATTTGATGGACATGGTCCTTACGGTCACGTTATCGCAAAGAGTGTCAGGGATTTGCTTCCGCTCAAATTAGGCTCTCACTTGGAGTCCTATCTCTCATGCGAGGAGGTTCTTAAAGAGATCAGCCTCAACACTGCTAACAGAATGACCTCTGACAACCTTGTGCACATATCTGCTAATGGTGAATCCCGAGTCTACAACAAGGATCAGGATATGGTTCAGACGCTGTTGACCTCGATTGTTAAAGCCTACAGATTCATGGACAAGGAATTGAAGATGCAAGTGGATGTTGATTGCTTTTGTAGTGGTACTACTGCAGTTACTATGGTTAAGCAGGTAGATAGTTGGACCAAATATTCTCATGTTGTGTCTGAGTTTTGTTGCGAAAAGTCcttttcatttgtatttttttttgttctttgggTTATTTGGTTTAGGGTCAACATCTTGTTGTTGGAAACATTGGGGATTCAAGAGCAGTATTTGATATGAGGAATAAAGAGAATAAACTTGTTCTTTTTCAGTTAACTGAAGATCTCAAACCAGATGTTCCAAGTTATTTTACTGCTACATCTTCCTCTTCACAAAGGTTTTTATAACCAGTTCCATCATCCTTAAGTTCTTCTTACGGAACTACTGTGAGGAAACTTTAGTTTTAGCTTTTAGGCATTTGAGAAGATAAtttggtttttatcaattaaagtTGGGAGTTTTGATGTTACCAGCTGAAGCAGCAAGGATAAAGAGATGCAGAGCACGTATATTTGCTCTCCGGGATGAACCAGGAGTTGCCCGCCTCTGGCTTCCTAACCACAACTCACCTGGTCTGGCCATGGCGTGTGCTTTTGGAGATTTTTGCCTTAAGGACTTTGGTCTCATTTCTGTGCCTGACGTGTCCTACCGACGCCTCACTGAGAAAGATGAATTTGTTGTCTTGGCAACTGATGGGGTAAGAGATATCACACTGTCAATGAAATAGTATTAGTAAAAAGTCCAATAGTTCTGAATAAATGCATATAATAGAGGTACAAAACTATTTGGTCCCTTAAGTGTGTTCTTGAAACTTTGCTAGATATGGGATGTATTGACGAATGAAGAAGTTGTGGAGATTGTAGCGAAAACACCAACACGTTGCACAGCTGGTCGAGCCTTAGTGGAAGCTGCAGTGAGGAATTGGAGATGGAAATTCTCCACTTCAAAAGTTGATGACTGCGCTGTGGTTTGCCTCTTCCTTGACTCGAAACCAGACAAATTATCAACTGCTTCTTTCTCAGTGGATAAACACATCAGTAATGGCCTTACTGAACTTGACACAGCATCAACGTCAATTCCAGGCTCGGGAACCGAATCACCTGAGCTCAATGGAGTCGACAGAATCGACACACTCGTGACAACCAAAGAGTAGGGAGATAGAACAAAGGCAGGAGGTGAAAATGTGAGATTAGACTTTgtctatctctctctccctttcagGTTATTTAGTCTCTAAATGTCTCTTATGCTCTATGTTCCCGTCAAAAGTCACTGTTTGTATATATAACAATGCCAATACTTTTGCTACGGtctctcattttttttcctttttttttgtaaataaatttctGAAGCCGCATTTCTGTTTGTTTGAGcaatttttatatgttagaAACCGCATCTTCTTTTTAGACCCAAAGTGTTGTTCATAGTGTTTACCCTGCTTTTGTGCCTTTAAGGctttattttggtttggatgCTGAGAGGAACATAAATCCAAGGCAAGAGTCCTTGAATCTTGATCCTTCCTCAGATAACATCAGCGTTTCAGAAGAACTGATAAATAGTGAATCTAGAATGTGGCATGCCAAGGTTTGGATCCCTAGAATTGTAACACccgtattttccaaaataaaataaacaaataaaattctgaaatctccatttattacttctcaaaagttcaactccaaagtcgtaaatccaataaatagccataaatccaaataacataataaatctcGAGAATAtcgataaaaacataaaatccgcaagtttgaaaaagaaagaaataaaactcccAAAGCACCAATCCGATAGTAATCACTCCTGCccgtcggtctcacctgaaagggggaagaaagaggggtgagtaacaggggagttactccgtgaggtatgggatgctaaaccacaaaccactgactcagtacatagcactacgactatgtaggcctagctctagcatgaaacaaacacggtgTCTAATACACCACATAAAACATCAAATGCGCTGATAGTGCATAACTAGATCACACACCCCGCATTCTCCTTAtacggatataaatatataactctaTGCGCCGCTAGTACAAGAGTCCATCCTTGTACCCCGCAATCACCTATGCGCCGCtagtacaaacgtctttgtacccCGCAATCCCTCATACAATGCGCCGCTAGCATAGACGTCCATATGCCCCGCAATCTCCATACAATGCGCCGCTAACACAAACGTCTCTGTGTCCCGCAATCTCCACACAATGCGCCGTTAGCACAACATCTTTGTGCCCCGCAATCTCATAACAGacttatgtatatacatatataaataacagtTCTTAATTCATTCAATtcaatcaaccgttgaatcctctattatcctatttccggtttaacaatcaataatagtaataaacaaacaagactctcaaacagactcaattcacagagacggatcatgtttcgaaactaaactttccataatagtagtactaaactagctcagGATTTAATGGgatagccctcaccttagccaatATCGGAGAACCGGAAACATAAAAGAAACCAATGATTGGAAAGGCTTAGACCGGCTTCACCTTAGCGCATAAAGGAAACGATcggaaaaataaacaaaaagagacAGTTAGGGCTAGGGTTTACAGTAACTTCCTGCTCAAGAAATAAACAAAGTCACTTAAACCTTTACGCATGGGTTCACGGCTCATGACGTTGGCTCAGAAATTGGTACAAGTGAACAATCAAACTTAAGAAACTTGGTGGGCAAGCAAGTGATGAGATCATGATTTACTTGCACGGGTCTTGACGGCGGTGACTTGCGGCGACTAAGTCAATGACGGCATGTCTCTCCGGTGGGCTGCAACAACCCAACGTCAAGAGGTGGTGATGGGACGGTGGCACCAAAGTCACGGTTGTGTGTCCGACGTGACGAGGTGGCTAGGACGACAAGCAAGACAGTGACCTCGAGGCAATGATTCCATCCTTTGATCAACATCAATATCAACATCAAGAGAAGAATAAAATGGAGAGAAGGGAACATGGAGATCATGAattaggaagaagaagaagaaggtggtgTGGAGAAGAGTGCTGGCGGCTCACGTTTAGGAAGAATAAGACAATTATATAGTTAGGTAAAATAATTGGTTTACTAAGAGTTTTGttcaagaaataattaaaactaaaccaaaccattatttattaaaaccgGATTATCGGGTCACGGTCGTTACAATTCTTCCCCACTTAACCGGAATTCGCCCCGAATTCCTTGAAGAACCGGGAAAGAACTTCAACGGCtatgaaagaaagaagaacaCAAGATAAagcaaacaacaaaacaaattgaaaCTTGGTATTCTCTTGCAAAAATAAAAGAGTTAGTAACGCTAACAACTAACCAAATGATACTGGACAAAAGGGtgtcaccttttttttttttttttttaactctcaATCCCAAAACATTGAAAATTGTTGAAATCCGAGTCCCAtaaatcgccatcccgggtcagagccgggacggaaccccgctctgataccaaattgtaacacccgtattttccaaaataaaataaacaaataaaattctgaaatctccatttattacttctcaaaagttcaactccaaagtcgtaaatccaataaatagccataaatccaaataacataataaatcttGAGAATAtcgataaaaacataaaatccgcaagtttgaaaaagaaagaaataaaactcccAAAGCACC is from Brassica napus cultivar Da-Ae chromosome A4, Da-Ae, whole genome shotgun sequence and encodes:
- the LOC106448205 gene encoding probable protein phosphatase 2C 74, with the translated sequence MEDTVFCGVFDGHGPYGHVIAKSVRDLLPLKLGSHLESYLSCEEVLKEISLNTANRMTSDNLVHISANGESRVYNKDQDMVQTLLTSIVKAYRFMDKELKMQVDVDCFCSGTTAVTMVKQGQHLVVGNIGDSRAVFDMRNKENKLVLFQLTEDLKPDVPTEAARIKRCRARIFALRDEPGVARLWLPNHNSPGLAMACAFGDFCLKDFGLISVPDVSYRRLTEKDEFVVLATDGIWDVLTNEEVVEIVAKTPTRCTAGRALVEAAVRNWRWKFSTSKVDDCAVVCLFLDSKPDKLSTASFSVDKHISNGLTELDTASTSIPGSGTESPELNGVDRIDTLVTTKE